The following proteins come from a genomic window of Denitromonas sp.:
- the dnaE gene encoding DNA polymerase III subunit alpha, which translates to MSTPTDPRFIHLRLHTEYSISDGIVQVGQAISRAAADGMPALGISDLANLFGMVKFYKGARGKGIKPIIGVDAWITNDTDRDKPGRVLLICRNRKGYGQLCELLTEAYRVNKYRGRAEMRAEWFDKGAASDLICLSGAMLGDIGQALMNGNAAAAEQCARAWAARFPDGFYIELQRAGHPGTETYIRAAVALAARLGLPVVATHPVQFLNRDDFKAHEARVCISQGYVLADKRRPKDFTEEQYLKSQAEMAELFADLPEALANSVEIAKRCSLTVQLGKNFLPLFPTPEGMTLDDFLVAEAKAGLEVRLQELYPNEVEREAQRQRYFDRLKFETDTIIQMGFPGYFLIVADFINWAKHNGVPVGPGRGSGAGSLVAYSLRITDLDPLEYALLFERFLNPERVSMPDFDIDFCQDNRYKVIEYVRDRYGADAVSQIATFGTMASKAVVRDVGRVLDLPYGLCDRLSKLIPVVQNKPLSLNDARDQEPQINDMMADPGDGESIQELWSLAEPLEGLSRNVGMHAGGVLIAPGKLTDFCPLYIADGEDATPVSQFDKDDVEAVGLVKFDFLGLRNLTILELAVDYVERLTGERPDLAGLSFDDPAAYQILKDANTTAIFQVESDGMKKLLKKLGPDRFEDIIAVLALYRPGPLGSGMVDDFILRKKGQQAIDYFDDALKACLEPTYGVIVYQEQVMQISQIIGGYTLGGADMLRRAMGKKKAEEMARHREIMREGAKKQGFTEELAMQLFDLMEKFAEYGFNKSHTAAYAVVTYHTAWLKAHHCAAFMAATLSSDLDSTDTIKIFYEDAISPVNKLVMLPPDVNESDYRFVPVDRKTIRYGLGAIKGAGEPAVRAIIKAREGKPYKDLFDFCERVDRRAVNRRVVEALIRAGAFDALDPDRAKLIATVPVAMEAAEQIAANALQGGLFDMLPDAGGPMAEYAKVRPWTERERLKEEKTAIGFFLSGHPFNSFKAEVRRFVRRTLAQVEPSRDLVTMAGVVMDVRMKMTARGKMAFVVLDDGTAVREISVFNELYESRRGKIVVDEILIVDGKVSNDDFTGGFRIIADSLMTLAEARGRFAQRLEIRLNGEVAEAGSASAAAQRLENLLAPYRDESCPVLVRYRNAEAEGDLPLGAGWRVRLEDSLLDSLREWLPAEAVEVRYR; encoded by the coding sequence ATGAGTACGCCCACCGACCCCCGCTTCATCCACCTGCGCCTGCACACCGAATACTCGATTTCCGACGGGATCGTGCAGGTCGGGCAGGCCATTTCCCGCGCCGCCGCCGACGGCATGCCGGCGCTGGGCATCTCCGACCTGGCCAACCTGTTCGGCATGGTCAAGTTCTACAAGGGGGCGCGCGGCAAGGGGATCAAGCCGATCATTGGCGTGGACGCGTGGATCACCAACGATACCGACCGCGACAAGCCCGGCCGGGTGCTGCTGATCTGCCGCAATCGCAAGGGCTACGGCCAGCTGTGCGAACTGCTGACCGAAGCCTATCGGGTGAACAAGTACCGCGGTCGCGCCGAGATGCGCGCCGAGTGGTTCGACAAGGGCGCGGCCAGCGACCTGATCTGCCTCTCCGGCGCCATGCTCGGCGATATCGGCCAGGCGCTGATGAACGGCAACGCGGCGGCGGCCGAGCAGTGCGCCCGTGCCTGGGCGGCGCGCTTTCCCGATGGCTTCTACATCGAGTTGCAGCGCGCCGGCCATCCGGGCACCGAGACCTACATCCGTGCCGCGGTGGCCCTGGCAGCCAGGCTCGGGCTGCCGGTGGTGGCCACCCACCCGGTGCAGTTCCTCAACCGCGACGACTTCAAGGCCCACGAGGCGCGGGTGTGCATCTCGCAGGGCTATGTGCTGGCCGACAAGCGCCGGCCGAAAGACTTCACCGAGGAGCAGTACCTCAAGAGCCAGGCCGAGATGGCCGAGCTCTTTGCCGACCTGCCCGAGGCGCTGGCCAACAGCGTCGAGATTGCCAAGCGCTGCTCGCTCACCGTGCAGCTGGGCAAGAACTTCCTGCCGCTGTTCCCCACGCCCGAGGGCATGACGCTGGACGACTTCCTGGTCGCCGAGGCCAAGGCCGGGCTGGAGGTGCGCCTGCAGGAGCTGTACCCCAACGAAGTCGAGCGCGAGGCGCAGCGCCAGCGTTACTTCGATCGGCTCAAGTTCGAGACCGACACCATCATTCAGATGGGCTTCCCGGGCTACTTCCTGATCGTGGCGGACTTCATCAACTGGGCCAAGCACAACGGTGTGCCGGTCGGCCCGGGGCGGGGCTCGGGGGCCGGTTCGCTGGTCGCCTACTCGCTGCGCATTACCGATCTGGACCCGCTCGAATACGCGCTGCTGTTCGAGCGCTTCCTCAACCCCGAGCGGGTGTCGATGCCCGACTTCGACATCGACTTCTGCCAGGACAACCGCTACAAGGTGATCGAGTACGTGCGCGACCGCTACGGCGCCGACGCCGTCAGCCAGATCGCCACCTTCGGCACCATGGCCTCGAAGGCCGTGGTGCGCGACGTCGGTCGCGTGCTCGACCTGCCCTATGGCCTGTGCGATCGGCTGTCCAAGCTGATCCCGGTGGTGCAGAACAAGCCGCTGTCGCTCAACGATGCGCGCGACCAGGAACCGCAGATCAACGACATGATGGCCGACCCCGGCGACGGCGAGTCGATCCAGGAGTTGTGGTCGCTGGCCGAGCCGCTCGAAGGCCTGTCGCGCAACGTCGGCATGCACGCCGGCGGCGTGCTGATCGCGCCGGGCAAGCTGACCGACTTCTGCCCGTTGTACATCGCCGACGGCGAGGATGCCACGCCAGTGTCGCAGTTCGACAAGGACGATGTCGAGGCGGTCGGCCTGGTGAAGTTCGACTTTCTCGGCCTGCGCAACCTGACCATTCTCGAGCTGGCGGTCGATTATGTCGAACGCCTCACCGGCGAGCGGCCCGACCTGGCCGGCCTGAGCTTCGACGACCCGGCCGCCTACCAGATCCTGAAAGACGCCAACACCACGGCGATCTTCCAGGTTGAATCGGACGGCATGAAGAAGCTGCTGAAAAAGCTCGGCCCCGACCGCTTCGAAGACATCATCGCCGTGCTCGCGCTCTACCGCCCCGGCCCGCTCGGCTCGGGCATGGTGGACGACTTCATCCTGCGCAAGAAGGGCCAGCAGGCCATCGACTACTTCGATGACGCGCTCAAGGCCTGCCTGGAGCCGACCTACGGCGTGATCGTGTATCAAGAGCAGGTGATGCAGATCTCGCAGATCATCGGCGGCTACACGCTCGGCGGCGCCGACATGCTGCGCCGGGCGATGGGCAAGAAGAAGGCCGAGGAAATGGCCCGCCACCGCGAGATCATGCGCGAGGGGGCGAAAAAGCAGGGCTTCACCGAAGAACTGGCGATGCAGCTCTTCGACCTGATGGAGAAGTTCGCCGAGTACGGCTTCAACAAGTCGCACACCGCGGCCTATGCGGTGGTCACCTACCACACCGCCTGGCTCAAGGCGCACCACTGCGCGGCCTTCATGGCCGCCACGCTGTCGTCCGACCTCGACAGCACCGACACCATCAAGATCTTCTATGAAGACGCGATCTCGCCGGTCAACAAGCTGGTCATGCTGCCGCCGGACGTGAACGAGTCCGACTACCGCTTCGTGCCCGTCGACCGCAAGACCATCCGCTACGGCCTGGGCGCCATCAAGGGCGCCGGCGAGCCGGCGGTGCGCGCCATCATCAAGGCGCGCGAGGGCAAGCCCTACAAGGACTTGTTCGACTTCTGCGAGCGGGTGGACCGCCGCGCGGTGAACCGCCGCGTGGTCGAGGCGCTGATCCGCGCCGGCGCCTTCGATGCGCTCGACCCCGACCGCGCCAAGCTCATCGCCACCGTGCCGGTGGCCATGGAAGCGGCCGAGCAGATCGCCGCCAACGCCTTGCAGGGCGGGCTGTTCGACATGCTGCCCGACGCCGGCGGGCCGATGGCCGAGTACGCCAAGGTGCGCCCGTGGACCGAGCGTGAGCGGCTCAAGGAAGAGAAGACCGCCATCGGCTTCTTCCTCTCCGGCCACCCCTTCAACAGCTTCAAGGCCGAGGTGCGCCGCTTCGTGCGCCGCACCCTGGCGCAGGTCGAGCCCAGCCGCGACCTGGTGACCATGGCCGGGGTGGTGATGGATGTGCGCATGAAGATGACCGCGCGCGGCAAGATGGCCTTCGTGGTGCTCGACGATGGCACGGCAGTGCGCGAGATCTCGGTGTTCAACGAGCTGTACGAGTCGCGCCGCGGCAAGATCGTGGTCGACGAGATCCTGATCGTCGACGGCAAGGTCAGCAACGACGACTTCACCGGCGGCTTCCGCATCATCGCCGACAGCCTGATGACCCTCGCCGAGGCGCGCGGCCGCTTTGCCCAGCGCCTGGAGATCCGCCTCAACGGCGAGGTGGCCGAGGCCGGCAGCGCCAGCGCCGCCGCCCAGCGCCTGGAAAACCTGCTCGCGCCCTACCGCGACGAGTCCTGCCCGGTGCTGGTGCGCTACCGCAATGCCGAGGCCGAGGGCGACCTGCCGCTCGGTGCCGGCTGGCGGGTGCGCCTTGAGGACTCGCTGCTCGACAGCCTGCGCGAGTGGCTGCCCGCCGAGGCGGTCGAGGTGCGCTACCGCTAG
- a CDS encoding putative bifunctional diguanylate cyclase/phosphodiesterase has product MSMRICRTPFSAPLARVIAGGGAVVASGPALAATTVVLDAPPLLLAGATTVGVLATLALCTLTRRRHAPLPPAAPPRAESGMAGAAAAPALPAASVDAGQPGGVDPAALHALMDALDDGVMLHAPNGEPIASNTAMARILGLAPAQMAAFHLDRPPLAFLRDDDRPCPAHRLPPRLSLADGAAHEAEFSIVRSNGSRRRLKLHAHPIDGNGAGVVTTVADITHQRHTDARLRLADKAIEYSPDAIMITTAEGQILRVNPAFTRLTGYRLDEVIGRTPALLRSGQHDAAFYAALWDSIHRSGHWAGEIWNRHKRGHLFAERLSISAVDDAAGHVSHYVAVFSDITAAKTEAARITHLAQHDPLTGLPNRSLLTDRLDQALHRSLRSGRQAALLCLDLDRFKSVNDSFGHAVGDVLLQQVAARLLGCVRETDSVGRLSGDEFMVVLTDLHDADQAGQVAHKILTALAAPFDIDGHRVMSTFSIGIALYPGDADTAKALQQQADTALYHAKAGGRNAYRYFTDAMNTRAEQRLTLESHLRGAIANGELSLHFQPLSCIDDGRVVAMEALCRWHSPVLGEIAPEVFIPVAEESGMMVDLDYWVLEQACRAAATWTAHGATRVGVAVNLSHLHFRREGLVEQVRAVLARTRVPATLLELELSESTLLQGGPEVTAILNSLKAMGVRLVINDFGTGYSSLAHLRRYQVDRLKIDRRFIQAMEQTADDAAIVRALIELGQSMRIEVLAEGIETDAQRRGVHAAGCRLAQGRLMGAPMDAEATLALLTAPTTLR; this is encoded by the coding sequence ATGTCGATGCGCATCTGCCGCACCCCGTTCTCGGCCCCACTGGCCCGCGTGATCGCGGGCGGGGGCGCCGTCGTCGCATCGGGCCCCGCCCTCGCCGCCACCACCGTGGTGCTCGACGCCCCGCCACTGCTGCTGGCCGGGGCAACAACGGTCGGCGTGCTAGCCACCCTGGCGCTGTGCACGCTGACACGGCGTCGCCACGCACCGCTTCCCCCGGCAGCGCCGCCCCGGGCCGAGTCCGGCATGGCCGGCGCCGCTGCCGCGCCAGCCCTGCCGGCCGCCAGCGTCGACGCTGGCCAGCCCGGCGGCGTCGACCCGGCCGCGTTGCACGCGCTCATGGACGCCCTCGATGACGGCGTGATGCTCCACGCGCCCAACGGCGAGCCCATCGCCAGCAACACGGCAATGGCGCGCATCCTCGGGCTCGCCCCGGCGCAGATGGCTGCCTTCCACCTCGATCGGCCACCGCTGGCCTTCCTCCGCGACGACGACCGGCCATGCCCTGCCCACCGCCTGCCGCCGCGGCTCAGCCTCGCCGACGGCGCGGCGCACGAGGCCGAGTTCAGCATCGTGCGCTCCAACGGCAGCCGGCGCAGGCTGAAGCTGCATGCCCACCCCATCGACGGCAACGGCGCGGGAGTGGTGACCACGGTCGCCGACATCACGCACCAACGCCACACCGACGCCCGTCTGCGCCTGGCCGACAAGGCGATCGAGTACAGCCCCGACGCGATCATGATCACCACCGCCGAAGGCCAGATCCTGCGCGTCAACCCGGCCTTCACCCGCCTGACCGGCTACCGGCTGGACGAGGTGATCGGCCGCACCCCGGCGCTCCTGCGCTCCGGCCAGCACGACGCCGCCTTCTACGCCGCCCTGTGGGACAGCATCCACCGCAGCGGTCACTGGGCGGGCGAGATCTGGAACCGCCACAAGCGCGGCCATCTGTTCGCCGAGCGCTTGTCGATCAGCGCAGTCGACGACGCGGCCGGCCATGTCTCGCACTACGTGGCGGTGTTCTCCGACATCACCGCCGCCAAGACCGAGGCGGCACGCATCACCCATCTGGCCCAGCACGACCCGCTCACCGGCCTGCCCAATCGCAGCCTGTTGACCGACCGCCTGGACCAGGCCCTGCACCGCAGCCTGCGCAGCGGCCGCCAGGCGGCCCTGCTGTGTCTCGACCTCGACCGCTTCAAGTCAGTCAATGACAGCTTCGGCCACGCCGTTGGCGACGTGCTGCTCCAGCAGGTTGCCGCCCGTCTGCTGGGCTGCGTGCGCGAGACCGACAGCGTCGGCCGGCTGTCGGGCGACGAATTCATGGTGGTGCTGACCGATCTGCACGACGCCGACCAGGCCGGCCAGGTGGCGCACAAGATCCTCACCGCGTTGGCCGCCCCCTTCGACATCGACGGCCACCGCGTGATGAGCACCTTCAGCATCGGCATCGCGCTCTACCCGGGCGACGCCGACACCGCCAAGGCGCTGCAGCAGCAGGCCGACACCGCGCTCTACCACGCCAAGGCCGGCGGCCGGAATGCCTACCGCTACTTCACCGACGCCATGAACACCCGGGCCGAGCAACGCCTCACCCTGGAGAGCCATCTGCGCGGGGCCATCGCCAACGGCGAGCTCAGCCTGCATTTCCAGCCGCTGAGTTGCATCGACGACGGTCGCGTGGTGGCCATGGAGGCCTTGTGCCGCTGGCACAGCCCGGTGCTCGGCGAGATCGCACCGGAGGTGTTCATCCCGGTCGCCGAGGAGAGCGGCATGATGGTCGACCTCGACTACTGGGTGCTCGAACAGGCCTGTCGCGCGGCCGCGACCTGGACCGCCCACGGCGCGACCCGGGTCGGCGTGGCGGTCAACCTCTCGCACCTGCACTTTCGCCGCGAGGGCCTGGTCGAGCAGGTGCGGGCCGTGCTCGCCCGCACCCGGGTGCCGGCCACGCTGCTGGAACTGGAACTGAGCGAATCGACGCTGTTGCAGGGCGGGCCGGAAGTCACCGCCATCCTCAACTCGCTCAAGGCCATGGGGGTGCGCCTGGTGATCAACGATTTTGGCACCGGCTACAGCTCGCTGGCCCACCTGCGTCGCTATCAGGTCGACCGGCTGAAGATCGACCGCCGCTTCATCCAGGCCATGGAACAGACCGCGGACGACGCCGCCATCGTGCGGGCGCTGATCGAGCTGGGTCAGAGCATGCGCATCGAGGTGCTCGCCGAGGGCATCGAGACCGATGCGCAGCGGCGCGGCGTGCATGCGGCGGGGTGCCGCCTGGCGCAAGGGCGGCTGATGGGCGCGCCGATGGACGCCGAGGCCACCCTCGCCCTGCTCACCGCGCCGACCACCCTGCGTTAG
- a CDS encoding peroxiredoxin: MAVLVGKKAPDFTATAVLGNNEIKDITFSEVTRGKYAVVFFYPLDFTFVCPSELIAFDHRLEEFKKRNVEVLGVSIDSQFSHLAWKNTPVAKGGIGPVGYTLVADIKHEICRAYDVEAEGGVALRGSFLIDRDGVVQHQVVNNLPLGRDIDEMLRVVDALQFTEEHGEVCPAGWNKGKAGMKASTDGVAEYLSEHAGAL; this comes from the coding sequence ATGGCAGTTCTGGTCGGCAAGAAAGCCCCCGATTTCACCGCTACCGCAGTGCTCGGCAACAACGAGATCAAGGACATCACCTTCTCCGAAGTCACCCGTGGCAAATACGCCGTGGTGTTCTTCTACCCGCTGGACTTCACCTTCGTCTGCCCGTCCGAGCTGATCGCCTTCGATCACCGTCTGGAAGAGTTCAAGAAGCGCAACGTGGAAGTGCTGGGTGTGTCCATCGACAGCCAGTTCTCGCACCTGGCCTGGAAGAACACCCCGGTCGCCAAGGGCGGCATCGGCCCGGTCGGCTACACCCTGGTGGCCGACATCAAGCACGAAATCTGCCGCGCCTATGACGTGGAAGCCGAAGGCGGCGTGGCGCTGCGCGGCTCCTTCCTGATCGACCGCGACGGCGTGGTGCAGCACCAGGTGGTCAATAACCTGCCGCTGGGTCGCGACATCGACGAAATGCTGCGCGTGGTCGACGCGCTGCAGTTCACCGAAGAGCACGGTGAAGTCTGCCCGGCTGGCTGGAACAAGGGCAAGGCCGGCATGAAGGCCAGCACCGACGGCGTCGCCGAGTACCTGAGCGAGCACGCTGGCGCCCTGTAA
- a CDS encoding efflux RND transporter periplasmic adaptor subunit — MTGLGMRGRWLGACARSWCLALGVATASPMAGAAGPAVIVAESRMQAVVEELRVSGTVTAPRAARLSPAVAGKVAVLRVDVGSRVAEGAVLVELDAELARIELEVAQAGVSQASEALADARRREADGRRLASSRSIAASAYEALQSEVRADTALLRQREAERRAAQARLERHVLRAPFDGVISAKLTELGEWIAPGDEALALVAERGLWVDLQVPQAYFPRLAPGMPVQLRLDALPGRAVEGRIERIVPVSDATARSFLLRVGVAGDDLPMTPGMSASAVLRLDAGRERVVVARDALLRHADGRVTVWAVEADGADARVVERVVQPGLGFDGMVEIVDGLAPGVRVVVEGNESLRQGQAVSVAGAR; from the coding sequence ATGACAGGCTTGGGAATGCGTGGCCGGTGGCTGGGCGCTTGCGCCCGGTCATGGTGCCTGGCGCTGGGGGTGGCGACGGCCTCGCCGATGGCCGGTGCCGCCGGCCCCGCGGTGATCGTTGCCGAGAGCCGCATGCAGGCGGTGGTCGAGGAACTACGGGTGTCGGGCACCGTGACGGCGCCGCGCGCGGCGCGGCTGTCGCCGGCGGTGGCCGGCAAGGTGGCGGTGTTGCGGGTCGATGTCGGTTCGCGGGTGGCCGAGGGCGCGGTGCTGGTCGAGCTCGATGCCGAACTGGCGCGTATCGAGCTCGAGGTGGCGCAGGCGGGGGTGTCGCAGGCGAGCGAGGCGCTGGCCGATGCGCGCCGGCGCGAGGCCGATGGGCGGCGCCTGGCCAGTTCGCGCAGCATTGCCGCATCGGCGTATGAGGCGCTGCAATCCGAGGTGCGCGCCGATACCGCGCTGCTGCGCCAGCGCGAGGCGGAACGGCGCGCGGCGCAGGCGCGGCTCGAACGGCATGTGCTGCGGGCACCTTTCGATGGGGTGATCAGCGCCAAGCTGACCGAGCTCGGGGAGTGGATCGCGCCCGGCGACGAGGCGCTGGCACTGGTCGCCGAGCGCGGGCTGTGGGTCGACCTGCAGGTGCCACAGGCCTATTTCCCGCGTCTGGCCCCGGGCATGCCAGTGCAGCTGCGGCTGGACGCGCTGCCCGGCCGGGCGGTCGAGGGGCGCATTGAGCGCATCGTGCCGGTCAGCGACGCGACCGCGCGCAGCTTCCTGCTGCGGGTCGGGGTGGCGGGTGATGATCTGCCGATGACGCCGGGCATGTCGGCCAGCGCGGTGCTGCGCCTGGACGCCGGGCGCGAGCGCGTGGTGGTGGCGCGCGACGCGCTGCTGCGCCATGCCGACGGACGGGTGACGGTGTGGGCGGTCGAGGCCGATGGCGCGGACGCGCGGGTGGTGGAGCGCGTGGTGCAACCGGGGCTGGGCTTTGACGGCATGGTCGAGATCGTCGACGGCCTCGCGCCCGGCGTGCGCGTGGTGGTCGAGGGCAATGAATCGCTGCGCCAGGGGCAGGCGGTGAGCGTGGCCGGGGCGCGCTGA